tgagcccaggtgctggtatcaaaggcataagctgtttctctttagggctggatcaatctcatgtatccctgggtgaccttggactcagagagatccagctatctcttaatcctgagttttaggattaaaggtgtgccttctggctgctgggatgaaaggtgtgtgcctggcttctatggcttgtggctgactttgctttctgaatcctcaggcaagctttaataaatcataaataatatatcactacagatcTCTCTTCCAAGCCCATGGCAAAAGCTTTGTGATTGTGAGGATGGACTAGTAAGCACCAACAAAAAGGCTGAGCCTAAGAAGCTCATTAGAAAGATGACCATTATGCTGAACGGTCTCCTCTCTCTGTAGCTGGTGGTGGGAGACCTTGGCCCAGATGGGCAGCAGCCCCGCCTGAAGGTGCTCAAAGGACCAACGGTGCTGACCGAAAGCCCACTGCCTGCCCTGCCAGCCTCTGCTGCCACCTTCCTCATGGAGCAACATGAGCCCAGGACGCCAGCCCTGGCTCTCGCTTCAGGgccatgtgtctatgtgtataagAATCTTAGACCCTACTTCAAGTTCAGCCTGCCCCAGTTACCTCCAAACCCTCTGGAACAAGATCTTTGGAACCAAGCCAAAGAGGTAAGTGACCTGGGGAACAAGAATGCAGCTACTGAATGAGGAGGACCAGACTTTCAGAAGGGTGGGCTCACAAATGGGCCAATAGTGAGTGGTATGCCATAGCCCACCTCTGGCAGCAGCAGTGAGATGCTGTGCTTGGCCCTGAGGAATAGCTTCCAGGGAAGCACTGAACCAGGTCCTTTAGAGAGCAGAAGCCAGAGAACCTCTCTGCATTAGCCACATCCCTTCCTACCTATGGGAGAAGGGAAACCAAAGAAGGCTCTCTAGAGTGAGTGGGGGATGATCCTGGAGAGTAGGGATCTCTAGGGGAGGCAACAATAAAAAGGATGATTGGCTGAGCATAATCCTGAGACTAGATTCAAAGGTCTTGGACTTGGGGTTCGTGCCAGGCAGTTAGGAAAAAATCAGAGATGAAGGCCTGCCCCTTGTCCCCAAGACTAGATGTAGTGAACTGGCTGAAGACACGGCTTCTAGAACTTACAggctctcccttctctccatgCTGATATAGGACCGGATTGACCCCTTAACCCTGAAGGAGATGCTGGAGGACATCCGGTGAGAGCCCACTTCCCCACTTTCCACTCCTTCATCCCAAAACTCTGCTGTGAACACTCACGAAAGCCGCTATTTTGGCCACTCTCATTTCAGGGAAAAGGCGGAGGTACCTTTGTCTGTACAGTCACTCAGGTAGGAGTCCTGTGGCGGCAGGGAGAACCGGGTGTCTGGACTGGCCCCAGGGGCAGACAGGCCATGACATGCAGGTTCTAATTCTGTGTGTTTACAGGTTTCTGCAGCTGGAGCTGAGTGAAATGGAGGCATTTGTGAACCAGCACAAGGCCAAGGTTATCAAGCGGCAGGTAAtgccctttttctttctgttgtcctATGAAGGTGCgtacattttaaattgtgtgttctTTCATGTGGTcaggtgtatatgtgtgcattcatgggtgtggagggcagaggatgaCCTCAGGGTCCAGCCTCAGGAATGCCGTCCATCTCCTTTGATATAAAGTCCCTCTTGACATAGAGCTCACCAATTAAGTTACTCTAGCCAGCCAGGAAACCCCGGTGATCcagctgtttctgcctcccagcactggtattacagggacatatcaccatgcctggcatctTTTGCATGgctcttggggatcaaactcagttcctacCAACagaagcactttaccaacagaatTATATCCCCAGCTCCAAACActcacatgagagagagagagagagagagaggggggggagggagggagggaggggaagggagagaagggaaggagaaagagagggagcatACAACACCAGTAGTTAATGCTAACACTGAACCTGGCCAGTGGCACTctacagttttccttccagccATACTACATGTCTAGGGTCTCAAAGTAGAGTACCTCTTTATTTGTAGTTAACAGGGATGGCTCTGGACAGCTGTGACATAATATTAATTATCAAACTGATTTTCTTAATGATAAAGATAATTCCATTCTTAATAcagaatatttagaaaataaagagaaatataaagaTGATTCCACTACATAGAGTCACCCACTTCTTATCATTTCTGTACATTTCTTTCATAAATGTACTCTTCATACTGCTTCTCTTGAATAACATTTTGAGAATACCATATTTTGAGCCTTAAATATCCTTTGAGAACTCTAATTTTAATAggtcattaattttttaattggctatttgtgatttctttcatttgtttggtttggttgctttgggtttgtttgtttttttgttttgttttttcctgagacagggtttctctgggtagtcctgactgtcctggaacttgctctgtgcaccaggctggcctctgtctcccaagggctgggataaAAGGTATATGCCAGTATGGCCAGCTTgaatcttcttttaaaagatgattttgttGCTTagagagttttgttttgcttttgaaataaggtcttggtaggtagttctggctggcctggaactgggtAACTTGATTTGTAAGCCAAGCTCACCTTGAACatgcagtaatcctcctgcctctgtttccccagtggTATGAAGCACATACTCAGCTCTTGGGTGTCCGGCCATGTTGATTTTGACTGTATGAATAACTCTTGAGTGGTTTAGACAACGCTCATTGTTAAGAATTTAGGTTTGTTGCAAAACTCTTTTCCATTAACATTCAGGCACGCCTCATGCTTGCTCCTCTTttgccctcttccttcccttctctggtTCTGGGATGTCTGGGACCATGGTCCTTCTGCAGACAGTCATCACCACCATGACCACCCTGAAGAAAAACCTGGCTGATGAGGATGCGGTGTCATGCCTGGTGCTGGGCACTGAGAACAAGGAGCTCCTAGTGCTTGACCCTGAGGCCTTCACCATTTTGGCCAAGGTCAGTATCAGGTCTGCCCTGGCTATATACAAGGTCCAGGCTGCATTCCCTCTTGTTCTCTCAGTTGTGGGTAGTGTCattcactgaagaaaaatggGAACATGTAGTTAGGCATAAAGAAAATGATAGATGTCCCAAAAGCTTACCACTACTGGGTTAGTATGAAAGGATTGGCTTGGATCTTTCTAGATGTTTTCATGAGTGGCATAGTTATCTGACTTGATTCAAACATTATAATTTTATACCGAGGTATATTTCTGTTCCAGTTTCATaactgctgctgtgataaaataccctgaccaagagcACCtcgggaaagaaagggtttgatTGAATTAAAGCTCCAAGTTACAGTTTATCACTTCAGCGAAGTCacgcagctggtcacatcacacccacagtctagagcagagaggaaggaacacaCCTATGTTCTCTGCCTGCTTGTGCTTAATCTCCATCTGTCTTTCTTCACTCACACAGTTCAGAACCTAGCCACTGAATTGGTACTGCCCACATTCAAGGTGTGCCTTGCCAcctcaattaacaatcaagacagttgcccacaggccaacctgatctaggtAGTTCCTCAACTGAAACTCCTCACAGGCGAGTCCAAGTTTTTTTAAGTTGATGTTAAGTGCAAGCAATACAATATCCTTAGATAAACAGGCTAATGTATAGAATCCGACAATTTGTTTTTTTCACATTACCAGATGATATTAGTGTCTTCCCTAGGTTTACAAAAACACATCAGCctgttctgtctcccaagtgtatTACAGTATGTATCACCACTCCCAGCTTCATATCAGCATAGTTAAAGGCTCCACATAGCCATTCTGTATGTGGaaacacatgtaaatacatatatagatgTACTTACCTTGCCAATGGTGTCCACGTAAATGTTTCTCATTATTATTAATGCTGCTATAGTGGTCTTCCATGTTCAAGCAAAGCAGACAAGCTTTGTATGTCTACTTAAATAATTCCGATACTTTCCTGGAGATGGCAGAGTTTAGCCAAATGGTATAGACTTAAAGCTGTGTAGGAATTTAAGCTGTGACTAATAGGAAGTGGATGAAGAGACGAGGATTTTACCCCAAGAATGAACAGTTTCTCCCAACTAGGGTGAGTACTCTTTGAACCCTTTCTCTGCAGATGAGCCTGCCCAGTGTCCCTGTCTTTCTGGAGGTTTCCGGCCAGTTTGATGTGGAGTTCCGGCTGACTGCTGCCTGCCGAAATGGGAGCATCTATATCCTGAGGAGGTAGCCACACTTGGCCTCAGAGACTGGTGGTTTCAGAGGCTTGCAGGATGAGCAGGAGGTCTGAGGGATTGGAAAGATGATGAGAATTCATCAAGGAGGTTGAATTGGTGAGGGTtgaagggaggaggaggctggcaAGGTGAGAGCCTGGCACGATGGTTGTAATACATGAACGGTGCAGAGGTAGAGGAAACAGATAtaatctcttttttgttgttgttttgttttttgttttttgagacagggtttctctgtgtatctttggagactgtcctggaaccctctttgaagaccaggctggctccgaactcacacagatcccccctgcgcctgcctctgcctctgcctctctgcctctctgcctctctgcctctctgcctctctctgcctctctctgcctctctgcctctctgcctctctgcctctctctgcctctctgcctctctgcctctctgcctctctgcctctctgcctctctgcctctctctgcctctctctgctctctctgcctctctgcctctctctgcccctctctgcctctctgcccctctctgccctctctgcccctctctgcccctctctgcccctctctgcccctctctgcctctctctgcccctctctgccctctctgcccctctctgcccctctctgcccctctctgcccctctctgcccctctctgcccctctctgcctctctctgcccctctgcccctctgcccctctgcctctctgcctctgcctctgcctctgcctctgcctctgcctcccgagtactgggattaaaggcacgtgacaccaccgcccagctgataTAATCTCTTGTATTTGTTATATTGTTTTATAATATAAGTGACACATGCATTAGTTTGCTATTGCAGACAGTCTTAATTCAAGActtttattgagcacctactatgcaTTCAGCATTGTACAGGGTGTTGGAGAGACGATGATGATGGGATGCTGTGAATACGGTTCCTGCCTTCCAAGGGAAGACAGATATTAAAGATACTGAGAGTTGGATGAGTGCTTATTGAGGCTCATTGGGAAGAGAAACATCATCTGTGGTGGTAGCTTGAAGGGGGGtgcacctgtagtcccagcatttgaaaggctAAGAATGGAGAATTCCTGGAGCCTGGGATTCTGTACCTACTTTGGCCAGAGCAAGAGCCCAGAAGCCAGTGGAGACTCAGAGTCATTAGATGGCCTGAAGAAAAGTGGGTCACAGCCTATGCTTGAAATTAGTGGGTAATTTCTGGAAAAGGAAAttacatatacaaatgcatatataGATGTACTTACCTTGACTTGGTGTCTACTGAAATGTTTCTAATTATTATTAATGCTGCTACAGTGGTCTTCCCTGTTCAAATAAATCAGACAAGCTTTGTATGTCTACTTAAATGATTCCGCTAACTTTGTAGAGGCGGCAGAGTTTAGCCAAATAGTATAGACTTAAAGCTGTGGCTAATAGGAAGTGGATGAAGAGACTATGATTTTAACCAAGAATATACAATTTCTTCTGGAAAAGAAGAACTAAGATGGAGAGACAGGAAAACTGAAGGTGGCATCAATGGTAAATGTACCATACTTTCCTGATAAGCCAGTAAACTTCCCAAGTCTAATAACACTGGCTAGACTATTCTAAGGTAAACGTATTCACAATTCTGAAATCCTAGGCTGTTATATTTGTCACCATTGTGAAGGGCAGGAGGGGACAGAGTGGGAAAACATTAAGGTCACACATATACAAAGTGGTAGATGGAGAAATAACTCCATTATCTACTCAGGACCAGGGTTGCTTTCAGGGTAATCTGGGGTTGCTTAGAAGGGATGGATCAGCCAGAGAAATAGAGGCaaggcttctgtgtgtttattccaCAGAGACTCCAAACACCCCAAGTATTGCATCGAGTTGAGTGCCCAGCCTGTGGGGCTGGTCCGGGTATACAAGACCCTGGTGGTGGGCAGCACCCAGGAGAGTCTGCATGGCTTCACCCACAAGGTGTGGTCTCTGgcaagcccctccccctcccctgtgaTCCTAAAGCTTTCCCTCCCTGCTGCTCCAGCTACCCTTTCTTTCCACTTGAAGCCCTGAGCTCCCCAGACACACTGGTTGTGTTTTGCTAGGGTAAGAAGCTGTGGACAGTGCAGATGCCTGCAGCCATCCTGACCATGAACCTCCTGGAGCAGCGTTCCCGGGGCCTGCAAGCAGTCATGGCTGCTCTGGCCAATGGAGAAGTCCGAATTTACCGTGACAAGGCCCTGCTTAATGTCATCCATGCCCCTGTGAGCATACCTCCAGCATTGCCCCAGCTCTTCCTTACCCCAGAcctatattttttcattttatagttttttatttagtctttgacaattttgtacatgtatgtagtTGATCTCACTCACCCACATCCGCCTTTTAACTCCCCAACTCCCCCTGATACTGCTTCCCCAGCAGGtctcttctactttcatgtctttattttttttaataatgtactgagtttaattagggctGTTGGCATGTATATGTGGTAGGTGTACTTACGGAATCATGAccaacttaccagtggctacacctcTGAAGAAAAATGATTCCCCTACTTCCGGCAGCTATTGACTGCCAATTGCTCCTTAGCTTGGGTGCAGCCTCATcagcccttcccccacccatCTAGCCCTGCTTCTTCACTGCCTTTCCTGACCCCATAGGGACAAGTTTCACAAGTACTGGTTGAACCCATCATGGTGTGTACAGTTGCTACATGAAGGGTAGCAAAGTTTGCCAAGTAGATGAATGTCAGAGGAACATTCTAGACCAGGAACAGCATGAACAAAGGCTGAGGGacatacaagtttttttttttttttttttttttctttttttttttttgagacagggtctggctggcctggaattcactgtatggaccaagctggcctcttaactcacagcgatctacctgcctttgtctcctgagtgctgggattaaaagcctagGCCACTATGCCCTgctctttacttttatttttaaaatataatgacatcattttccctttcctctctccagcccttcacatGTAcccatcctccttcctccccctcaaaATTGTGGCCTctctttctttaattgttattgttttacacacacaatTTGGTCAGTTCATTTtagtatgtatatgatttcaaggctgactacttggtattggataaccaattgggacttttttattaaattaattttgtgtgtatagctgtttgcctgcatacatgtttGTATACCATGTGTGCACAGTTCTCATGGAATTCAGAAGAGGACATAAGACCCCtgtatctggagttacagaccaccatgtggatgctgggaatcaaacctgggtcctctggtaaagcagccagtgcctttaactgctgatccatctctccagttccagggagatatatataaatttcatgtgtgcatatgccagagagatcagaggacaatttcaggGATGAGTTCTCCTTCCCCTATGGgttctgggggattgaactcagattgtcagactTGTACAGTAAGAGCTTTTgccctctgaaccatctcaccagccccaagtGAACATTCTTAATGGAAAAATCTAAGTGGTTTTATGATCACTGTGTGAAATCTGAAAGCAGTGGTTGGGCCTGATGGTACTGGGAGGGTAGGGGTTAGgagaataaagaggagaaaaCTGGGTAAGATACATTGGAGTCTGATGTGGAAGATCTTAAATATCCTTCCAAGAAAAGCAAAAGCCATTAGAGGTTTATGGTTTTGAAAAGCAGTGGAGGCAACCAAGGACACAATGGAGGCACACACTAGGTAGCTCAAGAGACTGAATAAAAGGCCACCCCAAAAGAGAGCTAGGGGTGTTTAGTGTAGAACTTCAGCAGGGCCAGTAGATTGGATGAGAGATGGAAAATCCAAGAAATATTTCCAAGACAACATCGTGGTAGCTTTTCTTCACATCTTACCTGTTTTTACTTCCATCTGGGCTCTCCCCTCTAGCCCATCTTGCTTTCCTTCCCAAGATATTTTCCCAGGTAAAATCTCGTTTCTCCACATAGGATGCAGTAACCAGCCTTTGCTTTGGCCGATATGGGCGAGAAGACAACACCCTCATCATGACCACTCGGGGTAAGGACTCATCTGGGAAGGATGGGGCAGGCCTGGAGTGAAGAGGATGGGATGTGGGGAAGGGCGTGGACAGAGAGAGGTGGACATGTCCTGTGTAGGGTTGGATCAGCTCATCAGCACTTGGATTTTTCTGCCTAAGAGCTAATCCTGGTTAGGCTGGTGCCTCGCCAGTTTACCCAGCACCCTCAGCACCCACCATAGCGCCAAGAACATCACAGTACTTCATAAACAGCTACTAGATATATGAATGGGTTAGTGATAGGAGACTGATGGAAGCCGCATGTGCTGTCACACACTGTAatagcagcacttgggaaggtggaggcagcTGAATGAGGAGGTCAAGGACGTGTTTtgacagagggaattccaggctCTCCTAAGCTACATCAGTCCCTTCCTCAGGAGAAAAGCCAGACTTGAGATATTTCATTACTTCTAGCAAGTGAATCTCATCATAAAGACAGACATGTACGGGCATGAGTATAATTGTTTGGGAAGAAAGGGGATGTGGAGTAGGACAGGGTGAAGAAAATGGTTCCTTTGCCCACTTCTCAGGTGGTGGCCTGATCATCAAGATCCTGAAACGTACAGCAGTGTTTGTGGAAGGGACAGGTGAGACGGGCCCACCACTAGCACAGACCACAAAACTCAATGTGCCCCGAAAGACGCGGCTGTACGTGGATCAGACCTTGAGAGAGCGGGAAGCTGGCACAGGTAAGACTCAGAGAACACAGAGAATCCCATCCTTGAGCATGAGTGAGACCTTAGCCAACAGGGAGGTTTAGGTGTCAAGTAATGAACTAATCCTCAAGGCAGAGAGTGCTGTTAGTGACCTTCAGGGCCCTCAGCATTCAGAGCCAGCAGTTACTTCCAGATGCAGGACTTctcaagagaaaaggagaaattcACCAGGATTCTTCCTCTTGTTAAGTTTTCCAGCTCATCCATTCACTCGTTACCTGTGATGATAACCAGGCACACTGGGTGTCTTGAATTGGGCCATCCCCTATCTTGGGAGCTCAATCCATCTGGTCAACTTCATGTCTGGTATTAGATGGTTTCTCCCAAGGGCTGCTGGAGCACAAACCAGGGAGTGAAAACTACTGCTGGGCATAAtgatggtgcttgcctttaatctcagcacttgggaggacgAGTCTGAGGCTAGGGAGaagttacacagtaagaccctgtctcaaaaataaaccaaacaaaatacaacaaaacatgTAAATGAAACAATGGATAAAGGGAGTTAAGTTCTATTAGATGACAGATATAAAAGTCTTAGAATCTCAtaatcttgggctggagagatggctgctcttccagaggacccaggtttgattaccagcacccacatagtagctcacaaccattttaaGGCCTTTTTCAGTGGATCTGATGCtaccttctggcctctacaggcactacactcctgtgcacatacccacatgtaggtatacccatacacattaaaaataataaaaattgaaacacTTGGATGCTTTTTATATGTACCAATAATATCTGACTGACAAATATGGCAGAAAAAGTTCTGTTCGCAATAGCAAAGAGATCCCTAGAAAAAATATAATGAGAAAATGTACAAAGTCtagtaaagaaaattataaaactatCATCAtgatggatgtggtggcacacacttttaatcccagcacttgggaggtggaagatGGGACATCAAATTCATGattagccttggctacatagtgagatcctgactATAAAACAAGAGCAAAAGACAGCAACAAGGCAATTAGAGTGGGGGCTGTGGGGGCTTCAAATCTAGAAGCGGATTTGAAGCAGGGTCACCTGCGTCTGGCAGGTGGTTAGAGGTAAGAGATGAACCAAGGATACTTGGAGACAGGGGTGCAGTGGGTGGGACAGGTGCAGTGAGTGACTCAGGGTGAGGCTGGTTTCCATTGTGTTGAGCTTGGTGTGCATGGGGCCTCAGATGGAGATGACCATGGGGTAGTTCAAAGCTCAGGCAGGCCTGGGCACCCAGAAGCTGCAGGGACACACTACACAACAGTGTCTGAGCTGGGCTTGTGGATATGGGAACAAGTTTGAAGCCTTGAGCTGGGAGCTGATGTTCTTTAGGGTGGCCAGAGTCGGGGCAGGCCCTGAATAATCCAGAGAACAAGGTGGTGGGTGAGAAGACCAAAGCCAAGACCAGCCTTAAAATGGGGAACAGCAGTCTTGAAGGCTGGACAGAAGGAGCCAGGGGTGGAAACCAAGATGAGGAGGGAACAGGGTGTGGTGCACAGCCTCCAGTGTGGCCCTGCTATCCCTATGTCCCCAGCTTCTGCAGGCCTTGCCCCTGCCTGTCATCCCGCTATTCTCCATTCTTCTCACACAGTCTGAACAGCACTACTCTCCCTCCCACTGCTTCACTCGGCCTTCCTGTTCCCCCTGCAGCCATGCACCGAACCTTCCAGACAGACCTCTACCTGTTGCGCCTGCGGGCTGCCAGAGCCTATGTACAGGCCCTGGAGTCCAGCCTGAGCCCCATGTCAAGCACAGCTCGGGAGCCACTCAAGCTGCATGCTGTGGTAAGCACCAGGTGTGGGGACATTAGGGCAAGGGTGAGTGGGATCCTCCTGTGTAGTTggttttactctttactcttctGAGGGCCCGCCACCTAGCTCCCAAGCAAACATAGagagttttttctttcttatgaatgccggccttagcttggcttgtttctatccagcttttcttaagttaaattatcctgtctactttttgcctctgggcttttatctttctctatttttgtatgcctttctttactttacctatggcttgctgtgtagctgggtgactggTCCCTGgagtcttcctttcctccttttcttgctccttgacccccccatttctcctcctatttattctttctgcctaccagccccacctatcctttctcctgcctagctgttggtcattcagctctttattagactaatcaggtgttttagacaggtgcAGTAAcaagcttcacagagttaaacaaatgcaacataaaagaatataacacatctttgcatcattaaacaactGTCCCACAGTATATGCaattgtaacacatcttaaaattatattacacagctgggcggtggtggaacacgcctttaatcccagcacttaggaggcagaggcaggcagatctctattagttcgagactagcctggtctacaagagctaggttcaggacagcctccaaagccacagagaaaccctgtcttgaaactctgCCCCCCTCCCAATTATATTCCACAAAACTCCTGCTGTATAGGTGAGCACCCAGAACCAATGCCAAGCCACCCAGCCTGTGCTCCCTTCTCACCTCCCCACAGATCTAGAGACTAAGGCTCTGTTTTCCTGAGAGGGTTCCTCTTACTTCCTATACTGTGTCTGAGGAGGGCTGCTCAGTCTTTTAAACTGTCCTCTCTGTGACTGGCTACAGAGGGGTACATACTCCCCTGTTCCATGCTGTACCTCAGATAAACCCCTGGGCTGGAGTGGGGTATAAGCACAAAGTAGTTACAATGGGACATCTTCCCAGGAATCTGGGAGGATTCTGTTGGCCACAGTTCAAGAAAGAGAGTGACTTTTGTTGGCATGGGTAGCCTAAGGGAACAGGACTGACTGACTGGTACAGGGAAGAGTTGCTGTGACCTGACCCTAGGTGCCCTgggcatgtatacacacagacacacagacagacagacacacatacacacagagatccatgcatacagacacatataggtagacacacagacacacaaaaagacacacagacacaaagacacacatatagacacagacacatacagataaacacacacaaacagacacagacacacacacacacagacacacacacacactctctctctctctctctctctctctctctctctctctctctctctcaaggcCCATAGGGCCCCAACCAGTTCTCAGTGAGCCTAAATGTATTGTCAGAGCCACCCATATTCTAattgctctcctcctcctcttcctcc
The DNA window shown above is from Cricetulus griseus strain 17A/GY chromosome 3, alternate assembly CriGri-PICRH-1.0, whole genome shotgun sequence and carries:
- the Bbs1 gene encoding Bardet-Biedl syndrome 1 protein isoform X3, yielding MAATSSADSDSGRTESSEANSKWLDAHYDPMANIHTFSPCLALADLHGDGEYKLVVGDLGPDGQQPRLKVLKGPTVLTESPLPALPASAATFLMEQHEPRTPALALASGPCVYVYKNLRPYFKFSLPQLPPNPLEQDLWNQAKEDRIDPLTLKEMLEDIREKAEVPLSVQSLRFLQLELSEMEAFVNQHKAKVIKRQTVITTMTTLKKNLADEDAVSCLVLGTENKELLVLDPEAFTILAKMSLPSVPVFLEVSGQFDVEFRLTAACRNGSIYILRRDSKHPKYCIELSAQPVGLVRVYKTLVVGSTQESLHGFTHKGKKLWTVQMPAAILTMNLLEQRSRGLQAVMAALANGEVRIYRDKALLNVIHAPDAVTSLCFGRYGREDNTLIMTTRGGGLIIKILKRTAVFVEGTGETGPPLAQTTKLNVPRKTRLYVDQTLREREAGTAMHRTFQTDLYLLRLRAARAYVQALESSLSPMSSTAREPLKLHAVVQGLGPTFKLTLHLQNTSTARPALGLQVCFLYNEALYALPRAFFKVPLLVPGLSYPLETFVESLNSKGISDMIKVLVLREGQSAPLLSAHINMPVSEGMAAA